The stretch of DNA AAAAAAGTAACTCTCAGAATTTTTTAAGTCGTTAAACGAATTATAGCCCATTTTAGCACCAATGGATATTCCTGGTAAAAACCGAGTCGTTGAATAGTTCGTAATAATCGGGTCATTTTTATCAAAAATAATGGCCGTTCTACTTTTTGTTTTTTTCTTATGAAAATCTTTAGCAAACTTAATGCTGTATTTTACGAAACCTTTTGTCGAATCGTATTCTTTTACATTTTTTTGTTCGCTTCCGGGAAGATAAATATTCTTAAAAGTAAAGATAGCCTGAGTACTTGTAAACGTGGTGTCTAAACAACTATACAGAACATCTCGTTTTGGGCATATATCACATTTGGGATACATGTCCATAACCTTTAAAGTCGATTTGTCCAGCATTTCAGGAATATCAGTTTCCAACCGTATGGTTCTTGCAGGACCTTCACCATTATTTTGAAACTTAATTTTATATTTTAAGGTTTTAAAACGGACTAATCTATAATTCATAAAAGTACCATTTGATGACATTTTGTTAGGATCATGCGAGGTAACAATTTCCATTTCCATGTCTTTTACTTTATGATTATCATAGTTGTTATCCGGAATATAAATACCGCGAACCGATATAATAGCACTGGTATCTTTAACCATTTCCGGGGTCGTTTTAAAACTAAAAAAGATATGGCGTTCTTCATTAGGTTGCATGTTATTGAATTCCAAAAGGCTCCAGTCTTTATAATATGCTTGAGATTCTGCGATGGTTAAAGGCAGATTTGTTTTTTCCGTTGAATCCTGTAATACGATACTTGAATTAATAAGATCATTATTTAAAGAAGCTAAGTACGTGCCTTCATTATCAATGTTATTTGTATATGCAAACTCGTCTGTTGAAATGTTTTTTTCTTTATGATGCGTCCTGGCTTCCAACAATTCAAAATTATTGGTTTTATATTTAAGCTCATTATAGAACAGGTATATTTTGCCATTGGTTACATAATTCTTAATATTTTTATAACTCATTATGGTTACTATTTCTTCTTCGGGAACAGGTTCACGGTTGCGTTTTAACGTAAAGTCTTTGTCCATGATCGCTAAATCTTCATAATCGGTTGTTATGGAATTAATAGCAATTTTTTTAGGTCTTGTTGTTGGTGGTTTGCCCGTATCGTAATTATTGGTAGCCCATAACTTTACTTCATATTCGCCTATACTTTTGTACACATGCTTTGGTTTTTCTTCGGTGCTATAATGCCCGTCACCAAATTCCCAGTAATGGGTGTAAAATGCTTTCGGTGCACCAGCTATTTGATTTAAAGTAGGTGTTTCCGGAGTGAAAATTATTTCATTTCCCTTAGTTGTGTTATTAATAGTTGCTGTTCTTGTAAGGGTGTCGTTTACAAGTAGCTGTTGGGAGTAACTATAGGCATACATAAATGAGAAGCAAATAAAAAGGAAAAGTTTGTTCATGAAAATTATGGTTAAATAGGTTTAAATATACAAAAAGTGCCATCTTTAAAATAGTTTTGCATGATTCTGTCTTAGCATGAGATATTAAAATTAGACGCTATAACCATTATATTAGCAACTAGTACTAATAGTATGATTATTATCGCAATCAATATAAACATGGCTTTTTTCATTATGTTGTTTTGTATTTATATACAAAACATGGGGATTTTGTTACCTATTTTTAAATAAAAATTAGAAGTGCAATTATAACAAAACAAAATAAAAGAGAGAGGGTTATCAATGTTGTTGAAGTCTTAGCTTCACCGTGTATACTAACCTTATTTCTCTCTTTTGTTCTTTCTGATTTATACCCCTAAATTTAATAGATTTGTAAACTTAAGAAATGTATAGTTCATTGCTGCGTCAGGCTAACAGTTTGATAGTTTTATGTTTGCAAAACCACTATTAAAGCAGTTTAGTTATGTTTTTTTATATTTCAGGTTTTGAAAACCCGTTTTTATAAAGTTTAAACAGCTTAAATAGCTCATTACTTATTCCGATAATTTAATTGTATTTTCACGCAACGAACCATAGAAACACGTTACCACATATAAAAACTGAACGCAAATTGAAATCTATAATTACAATATTTATTTTTATCACTTTTCATTCATTTAGTCAAAACCTGAAAGAATTTGAAACAAAAATTGAAATGAACTTCGATTTTGGAATTCAAGTACAGAATGACTGGAAAGAAAGAAACCAATTGTTTAAAGATTTAGAATCTGAAAAGAAAAGTTGGGACAATCTGACTGAAAAAGAGTTGAAACTGTTTGAAAAATATGACGAGACTTATAACACAATGTGGGATATTGAAGGTGGTGGTTGCAGCTGGTATTGTGGTGCTGGAGATTATACAGTTAACTCTTCATCATTTTTAAAAAATCAGAATAAAAATTCTTATGAGATAAATAACATCAATGATTTTAGTTATCAAACAGCTTGGGTTGAAGGAATAAAAGGTTACGGAATTGGAGAATTTATTGAGTTCACATTTGTTCCAAAACATCCGAGAGTAACAGTTATTAAAATTGCTAATGGTTATATAAAAAGTAAGGAAGCTTGGAAAAATAATTCGCGAGTAAAGAAACTTAAAATGTATGTTAACGATACAGTTTATGGAATAATTAATCTAAAAGATGTTTATTCTTTACAATCAATTAAATTAGAAAAACCAATTGGACATTCTGAAAGAAAAGATTATGAAAAACTACAAAAGATGCCAAAATGGAAAATAAGATTTGAGATTATGGAAGTTTATAAAGGAGATAAGTACGATGACACAGCAATATCCGAAATATTTTTTGACGGAATAGATGTGCATTAAAAATTACGTGTGGTAACACCGTATAAAATTTATTGCTAGTTCTAGCCTACTTACGAAAATCCTCACGGATTTTCTATTCGGTTTTTATTTGCTAAATTAAGTGCTTAAACACGCAACAAATCATATACAAATACTTTAGCCACAATCAGAAATACGAAAATGGAAGAAAAAGAGAAGCCAAGACTTTCGAGATTAACAGCTATTCTTACCCAACTGCAATCCAAAAGAATTATTACAGCAAAACAACTGGCCGAAAAGCATGATGTAAGTGTAAGAACTATTTATAGAGATATTCGCACACTCGAAAAATCAGGAATACCTATTGTGACCGAAGAAGGAAAAGGCTATTCTATCATGGAAGGCTATCATCTTCCACCTGTTCTTTTCACAGAAGACGAAGCCAATGCATTAATCACTATTGAACAATTAGCTATTAAAAACAAAGACCTCTCATTTGTTAAAAACGTAACTAGTGCCATAGAAAAAATAAAAGCCATTTTACGATACTCTCAAAAGGGGAACGCAGATTTGTTGGCGGACCGAATTTATTTTAGCGGGAACAACAATGAAGAAAAAACGAGCAGCAACCTAATGCAGATACAATCGGCTATTACCCAATATAAAGTTATAGCAATTGACTATACTTCTTCTGAAAATAAACGAACCACTCGAGAAATTGAGCCTTTTGCTATCTACAGCATCCATGGAGATTTCCTACTAGTCGCCTTTTGTCGATTACGCAATGATTTTAGACACTTCAGAATAGATTTTATTGAAAAGCTTGTGACTGAAAGCCAAACATTTAGTCCACACAATATGACCATAAAGGAGTATTTCGAAAAATATGTAAAAAATCAATAATACCCTTGACACACCTCTGTCACAGCCACAATTTACATTTGCAGAAATATTAATTAAAAAATCTAAAAATGGAAATCATCAGAATCGTAATCTTAACATTATCAGCTTTAATGCTTGTCTTTGTAGGTATAATGAGGTTAAGCAACCCAATAAAAACATATTTAAAAAGCTCAGGAATCAGACTAGAAAATGATACCAGTTTATTAAATGAAATGAGAGGAGTTGCTGCAGTAATGCTTTGTGCAGGAATCATTATTTTACTTGGAACATTTATCGAAAAGTTAACTTTTAATTCGCATTTAGTCGCTTCATTAATTTTTCTAGGCTTTGCAATTGGCAGGTTAATAAGCCTAAAAGCTGATGGAAAGCCGAGTAAGCAAATTACTCAAGGAATTTTATTTGAAATTATATTAGGTGTTGCAAATGCTTTTTGCCTGATTAATGTTTTAGGTCAAGTATAAAATAATGCCAGTGGCTAACACGGTGTATAAGCAATAGCGGTTTGAGTTAGCACCCAAACCGCTATTTCATTTTATTAAAGTATATTGTCAACTGAAAGGTAGTTGCGTAAAATCCGCTACTACTCATGCACGAACACGTTGTGCTTAATTATGCCATATACAGAATATCGAGAGGATAAAAAGAAAAATGGATAAATCTATTTTGAGAAGAAACATTATCAACCTATATCAGTTCATTAAAGAATATTACTATTTCATCTTATCTCCTTTTATTATAGTTGTTTTTTTTCTAGTTTATTTTAACAATCAAATTGAAAAAGATGATATAAAAGAAAATCTGACTATGACTTATGGAAAAATATATGGTTCATCAAATATTTATAAAAAATACAGTAAGCGAAACTTTAGATATAAATTTACATTTGACGGAAAAATATATACTGGAACTTCAACTGGATATATAACTGATGGGGTAAAAGAAGGAAAGATTTATAAAGTTGAATTCTCTAAAGAAAACCCTAGACATAACCGAATGATTTTTGATATCGAATATGAACAAAGGCTAATTTTAGACCAAAAGGGACAAGTAGCAGATACAAGCTATGTTCAAGTAGGGCAAAAATTTAGAAATAAAATGAAAGAGATAGTTGAAGAATATAAATTCAAAACTGATAGTATAAAAAACTAAGCACAACATTGTATATAAAAAATTGCTACTTTTAGCTTAACCAATGTGAGTTGCTTTGTTTGCTTGCATCTGATTTTCCTCCGGAAAATCCTTGCACACAAAGACTGAGCTTTCCATATAGATAAACGTTGCCATTAATGAACTATAAAGAATACTCACCAACAGTTTTATTAGAACAATACATTGATACTTATTGGGTGTCAGGAAGCTCTGATTATGCAACGGAATCTAGAATCCTTCCAGATGGATATGTTGACCTTATTTTTGATATAGACAAAGACTCATACACTTTTTGGGATAATAGTATTAGGGTTTCAGGGATGATGACAACATATAGAAATGTTGTTTCTAAAGAAAATTCAGAGACTTTTGGAATTCGTTTTAAAACTGGACAGTTCAACGCTATTTCAAATATTCCACTCTCAGAAATTAAAAATAAAACAATAAATGCTTCCGATATAATCCCAAAGTGTGACAATTTTATATACGAAGAACTAATTAGTAAAAAAAACCATCGTGATAAACTACAATTTATCGAGGAGTTTTTAATGAAACTAATCAATTGTTCAAATTCAAATAAAAATAGTTTAGTACTTTCAGTTTGTTCTTCTATTAGTTCTAATTTTCAATCGATAGACTTGGTTAAAATAGCTCAAAATCATTTTATAAGTTTAAGGCAATTAGAGAGACGTTTTAAAGCAACTGTAGGGGTTACTATGAAAGAATACCATTCAATAGTTCGATTTAGCAAAACGGTTGAAAGTATTTCTAATAACCCAACTAAAAGTTTATTAAATACGGCTTTTGATAATGGTTATTTTGACCATTCACACCTTACAAAAGAGATTAATCGAATGGCAGGAATAAATCCTTCGGAGTTTTAATTTTGTCGTTTTTTTACAAGGTATAACTCTTTTCTACCTTGTACTTTTGCCTCAAAAAATAGCGGATGAGAAAATATATGCTAATATTAACCTTAGCTAGTTTTTATTTTAATTCTTATTCTCAAGCAAAAGAAAATACTATGATGAAATTAGAATCACTCACACCAAATATAATGGTGAAAAACGTAAATGCCACTTTAGATTATTACACTAAGAGGTTAGGTTTTAAATTAGTTGATACCAATCCAGAATCTGGTCAATACGAATGGGGCTACGTGATGTTCGACAATGTTGGATTGATGTTTCAAGAAGAAAAATCATTAAAAGATGAATATAAAGAACTAGAACCACAGAATGTTGGAGGTGCTTTAACATTTTACATTCGAATTGAAAACATAAATGATCTTTATAAAAAGATAGTAGATGGGGTTAAAATAATAAAGCCTATGAATAAAACCTTTTACGGTACCAATGAGTTTGCCATAATGGATTTAAACGGATTTATCTTAACTTTTTCTGAAACACCAAAATAGATTGTAAATGGATTTTGAAAAGATAGCAAAACAATTAGCACATCCTTCAGGAGCGTTTGGAATTGAGGTGGCATTAGGAATGAATAAAATGAACAAGTTTATTAGCAAAACAACTTATGAATTATTACAAGTAAGTAACGCTGATAGAGTATTAGAAATTGGACCAGGTAACGGTAAGTTTATAAAAGATATTCTTAATTCTGGAAATAATATTTATTACACAGGCATAGATATTTCTGAGACAATGATCGCTGAAGCTAAGAAAATTAATGACAATCTCATTAAGGCTGGATATGTAGATCTAATTCTTACAGATGTAGAAAAAATGCCATTTTTGGAAGAGGCATTTAACAAAATATGTACAGCTAATACTATTTATTTTTGGCAAAACCCGTCTGCGGTATTAAAAGAAGTTTATAGAACATTAACTAAGGACGGGCTGTTTGTTATTTCTTTTAGACCTTATATCAAGGGACAATCACTTGACTTCTCCGAGTATGGATTTACAGAATATAAATCCGAAGACGTTGAGGCTATAATACACCAAACCGAATTCAAGATAATCGAAAAAAGAGAACAAATTGAGTCTCCAATTGAGTTTAATGGACAAATCCATAATTTGACATCTCAATATTATCTACTGCAAAAAAACTACTGCTAACAATGGTAATTGTTGCATAAGGTTTTCAAAAGCTTCTTTTTATAGAGCTTTTGTTTTTAATTTAAGTATTGTTCTTTCAAAATTCAAACAGTTCAAACGGTTTTATTTTAGATGTAAATAGCCCTTTTAAGGCGAAGCTTTTCCAAATGAGCGTTCAGTTCTTCCTATGGAACCTTAAGCTTCAAACTGTCCATCGAGGCAATGATTTTGATCGATGCTGAATATATCGCTTGAGTATGACCTGAAAATCCTCACGGATTTTCTATTCGGTTTATATTTGATAAATTAGTTAAGTTATTTAACGCAACTAATTTATCAAATATAAACGTTGTCAAACATTTGAAAAACTTACTCTGATTTGAAAAAACTACACATAATAATATTTTGTTCAATTTTAATTTCTTGTGGAATTAAAAACAATAAATCTGAATTTGACAAAATAATTATTGACAATGAATTAAATAGCAACTTATTTAATTCAACGGAATTTATGCTCAATCCTCTGACTTTAAAAACGGAATCTGGATATGATAATGTTCCTGACTCAACTCAATATATCGTGAAATCCAATGCGATTGTAAATAAAGACAGTTTAAGATTAATGAGGTTTGCGGAATTGAAACGAATTGGCTCAGACACACTTGAATTGAATATATTTGAGACCAATCCAGCATATAGTCAAAGTTTGATCATAAAAATAATCGATAACCGATTCAAAACAGAATTTAATTATTGGATGTCTGGCCCACCAATTGAACCGAAAATCAAAAGACTTAAACAAGAATTAACTGTTAAATCGATTCCTAAACAAAAAGGAGAAATGATTTTTGGAAAATTCTACTTTAAAGGGATTTGCGAATCGGATTGTAGTGGGGAAATTGAAATAGAAGGCGATTTTAAAGCAGAATTGGAATAAAAAACGAACACATAACAAACCGTATAAAATTAATTGCTGGTGCAAGCCTACTTACGAAAATCGTCGCGAATTTTCTATTCGGTTTGTATTTATTAATTTAGGTGCTTGACTACGTAACTAATCTTTAACTTGTGTAAGCTACGTGACTTAACAAACATTGAAAAAAACCTAGATGTCAATAGAAAACATACCGGAAATCTACATTAAGGACAAAAAAGAAAGCCCTGATGTATTCGTTTATGATTTTAAAATGACTAATGATGTTGTTAAAAGTAAGGTTAATTTAGGCATGAATATGTTTAGCTTTTTACAAGTTGGAAAAAAGCAAGTACACTTCGCGGGAACATCAGTTGCAGTAAATAAAGACCAATCCTTACTTCTAAAAAAAGGAAATTGGCTTTGGACAGAATTATTAGATACTGATGCTATTTATTATTGTAAGCTTTTGTTTTTTTCTGAGAAAAAACTCAAAGAGTTTTTAGAAAAAAACTCTAAAAACAAACAAATAGTAAAAGATGAAATACCATATTTTGTCATTAGAAATGATGCGTATATCATTTCATATTTAAATTCATTATCAACGATTAGTGAAGCACCAACGGTTTTTATGGAGAATTTACTTTCTATAAAATTTGAAGAATTGATGCTTTATCTTCTACAGAAATATGGAAAAAAATTTGAGTTATATCTACATTCTTTAGTAATTAAAGACACTTCTCCATTTAAAAAAATTGTTGAAAACAAAATGCATTCTAACCTAAAATTAGAGGAAATCGCGTTTTTATGCAATATGAGTTTATCTACTTTTAAACGCCGTTTTGTTAGCGAATACAAAATGTCGCCAGGAAAATGGCTTCAGGACAAACGTCTTCAAAAGGCAAAAGAAACATTAGAACAAGGGATTTTAAAACCATCAGACATCTATTTAGATTTTGGCTATAACAACCTTTCAAACTTCAGTATAGCATTTAAAAACAAATTCGGTTTTAACCCAAAGGAAACCTCTAATTAAGAATAACCTTTTCAAAATTGACCTTTTTTCATAAGTTGTTGAACTGTTTTAGTAACTTGATAAGATGATTCTCGTAGTACATTTGCATCAAATTAATAACAATACTAAAACAGAAAATTATGAATATTTCATTATCACAAGCTGAAAAAATTATTTCAGCTGCAAAAGAAAAATCTAGATCTATAGACACAAAAATGAACATCGCCATTGTAGATGCAGGAGCAAATTTAGTAGCTTTTAGTCGTATGGATGGTGCTTGGTTAGGTTCACTTGACATCTCTATTAAAAAAGCGAAAACAGCTCGTTATTTTGATATGAATACTGGAATAATAGGGGAATTATCTCAGCCAGGAGGTGCTCTATACAATATCGAGCATTCAAATAATGGACTTATTACTTTTCCAGGTGGTGTACCAATTAAAAATGCATCAGGCGAAATCATTGGAGCTATTGGAGTAAGTGGAAGTTCAGTTGAAAATGACCACGCTGTTGCAGAAGCAGGAGCATCAGCAATCTAATAACATACAAATTAAAGTAAAGAGGCTGTCTAAAAAGTAATACATTTTGTCATTCAGAGCATAGCGAAGAATCTTATATTTTTTGAATCAACACATTACAGCTTCGCTACCACCTTCGAAGCAAAATACATTTTGTTTCTCGGTAATGTACATAATGGCATTTTTTAGACAGCTTCTTTACTTTTAAGAATAATATGAAAAAATATATTGCTGAATTTATTGGCACGTTTGCTTTAGTTTTTTGTGGTACAGGAGCAATAATAGTAAACCAACAAACCAGTGGGGATTTAGGTTTAATAGGAATTGCTTTAGCTTTTGGAATAATAATTAGCGCTATGATTTATATTTTCGGAAATATTTCTGGCACACACATAAACCCATCCATTACTATAGCTTTAGCAATAGGAAAGCTAACGACAAAAAAGGATGCGGCATTTTATATTTCTGCTCAAATTCTCGGAGCTATTTTAGCAAGTGGGTTGCTTAAATTTATGTTTCCTCAAAATTTAACATTAGGATCTACAATTCCATCTGGCGAATTATTACAATCCTTCATTTTAGAATTTATATTGACATTCTTTTTAATGCTCACCATTTTAGGAGTGACAGCTAAAAAAGAATTTTCTAATATGGCAGGGTTTATAATAGGATTGGTAGTTACTGGAATCATCCTATTTGCAGGTCCAATTTCTGGTGGTTCATTTAATCCAGCGAGAAGTTTTGCACCAGCAATTGTATCTGGAAACATTACAGCACTTTGGATTTATATTACTGCGCCAACATTAGGTGCCATAGTAGCAGTATTAGTTTGGAAAGTATTTAATAAAACAGAATGAATAAAGCCAGCAGGTAACAACGTATCCTAAAAATGCATTAAATTGCACTTTATACCTAGCTAATAAAAATGAAATTAGACCTTTATCAAATAGATGCATTTACTGATAAGGTTTTTGGTGGAAATCCAGCTTGCATTGTTCCTCTAGATGAATGGCTGTCAGACGAGTTACTTTTAAAAATAACTAAGGAAAATGCAGTAGCAGAAACTGCATTTTATGTTGACAAAGGAGACAAAATACATTTACGGTGGTTTACTCCAGAAATTGAAATGGATTTATGTGGACACGCTACTCTTGCAACGGCACATTGTTTGAATTCAATTTTAAATTACGATAAAGACAAAATAATCTTTGAAACGTTGAGTGGAGATTTAACAGTTTTTATAGAAAACGATTTTTATTCTTTGGATTTTCCATCAAGAATACCTCTGGTTTCGGAATTACCAGAAACAATAGAAAATTCATTAAATATAAAGCCTAAGGAAGTTTATAAGTCAAGAGATTATATGTTAATTTACGACTCTGAAGAAGAGATAAAAAACATCAAAATTAATAGGCAAATATTTGACCAAATAAACCTTGACCCGGGAGGCGTTATTGTGACATCTAAAGGCAATAATTGTGATTTTGTTTCAAGATTTTTCACACCACAGTCCTCCATCTTAGAGGATCCGGTAACAGGTTCAGCACATTGTTCTCTAATCCCATTTTGGTCAAACAGACTTAACAAAAAGGAGCTTTCCGCTATGCAAATTTCCGAAAGAGTTGGAAAATTAAAATGTCGAGATAAAAACGATAGAGTCATAATAAGCGGTCAAGCAAAAACGTATTCAATAGGTTCTTTATGGATTGACTAAAAACTGTAGCAAACAGCAAGTGCAATC from Flavivirga spongiicola encodes:
- a CDS encoding PhzF family phenazine biosynthesis protein, which gives rise to MKLDLYQIDAFTDKVFGGNPACIVPLDEWLSDELLLKITKENAVAETAFYVDKGDKIHLRWFTPEIEMDLCGHATLATAHCLNSILNYDKDKIIFETLSGDLTVFIENDFYSLDFPSRIPLVSELPETIENSLNIKPKEVYKSRDYMLIYDSEEEIKNIKINRQIFDQINLDPGGVIVTSKGNNCDFVSRFFTPQSSILEDPVTGSAHCSLIPFWSNRLNKKELSAMQISERVGKLKCRDKNDRVIISGQAKTYSIGSLWID
- a CDS encoding MIP/aquaporin family protein, whose product is MKKYIAEFIGTFALVFCGTGAIIVNQQTSGDLGLIGIALAFGIIISAMIYIFGNISGTHINPSITIALAIGKLTTKKDAAFYISAQILGAILASGLLKFMFPQNLTLGSTIPSGELLQSFILEFILTFFLMLTILGVTAKKEFSNMAGFIIGLVVTGIILFAGPISGGSFNPARSFAPAIVSGNITALWIYITAPTLGAIVAVLVWKVFNKTE
- a CDS encoding GlcG/HbpS family heme-binding protein, whose translation is MNISLSQAEKIISAAKEKSRSIDTKMNIAIVDAGANLVAFSRMDGAWLGSLDISIKKAKTARYFDMNTGIIGELSQPGGALYNIEHSNNGLITFPGGVPIKNASGEIIGAIGVSGSSVENDHAVAEAGASAI
- a CDS encoding helix-turn-helix transcriptional regulator; this translates as MEEKEKPRLSRLTAILTQLQSKRIITAKQLAEKHDVSVRTIYRDIRTLEKSGIPIVTEEGKGYSIMEGYHLPPVLFTEDEANALITIEQLAIKNKDLSFVKNVTSAIEKIKAILRYSQKGNADLLADRIYFSGNNNEEKTSSNLMQIQSAITQYKVIAIDYTSSENKRTTREIEPFAIYSIHGDFLLVAFCRLRNDFRHFRIDFIEKLVTESQTFSPHNMTIKEYFEKYVKNQ
- a CDS encoding NADase-type glycan-binding domain-containing protein, with amino-acid sequence MKSIITIFIFITFHSFSQNLKEFETKIEMNFDFGIQVQNDWKERNQLFKDLESEKKSWDNLTEKELKLFEKYDETYNTMWDIEGGGCSWYCGAGDYTVNSSSFLKNQNKNSYEINNINDFSYQTAWVEGIKGYGIGEFIEFTFVPKHPRVTVIKIANGYIKSKEAWKNNSRVKKLKMYVNDTVYGIINLKDVYSLQSIKLEKPIGHSERKDYEKLQKMPKWKIRFEIMEVYKGDKYDDTAISEIFFDGIDVH
- a CDS encoding helix-turn-helix domain-containing protein produces the protein MSIENIPEIYIKDKKESPDVFVYDFKMTNDVVKSKVNLGMNMFSFLQVGKKQVHFAGTSVAVNKDQSLLLKKGNWLWTELLDTDAIYYCKLLFFSEKKLKEFLEKNSKNKQIVKDEIPYFVIRNDAYIISYLNSLSTISEAPTVFMENLLSIKFEELMLYLLQKYGKKFELYLHSLVIKDTSPFKKIVENKMHSNLKLEEIAFLCNMSLSTFKRRFVSEYKMSPGKWLQDKRLQKAKETLEQGILKPSDIYLDFGYNNLSNFSIAFKNKFGFNPKETSN
- a CDS encoding class I SAM-dependent methyltransferase, giving the protein MDFEKIAKQLAHPSGAFGIEVALGMNKMNKFISKTTYELLQVSNADRVLEIGPGNGKFIKDILNSGNNIYYTGIDISETMIAEAKKINDNLIKAGYVDLILTDVEKMPFLEEAFNKICTANTIYFWQNPSAVLKEVYRTLTKDGLFVISFRPYIKGQSLDFSEYGFTEYKSEDVEAIIHQTEFKIIEKREQIESPIEFNGQIHNLTSQYYLLQKNYC
- a CDS encoding DUF7849 domain-containing protein, with product MNKLFLFICFSFMYAYSYSQQLLVNDTLTRTATINNTTKGNEIIFTPETPTLNQIAGAPKAFYTHYWEFGDGHYSTEEKPKHVYKSIGEYEVKLWATNNYDTGKPPTTRPKKIAINSITTDYEDLAIMDKDFTLKRNREPVPEEEIVTIMSYKNIKNYVTNGKIYLFYNELKYKTNNFELLEARTHHKEKNISTDEFAYTNNIDNEGTYLASLNNDLINSSIVLQDSTEKTNLPLTIAESQAYYKDWSLLEFNNMQPNEERHIFFSFKTTPEMVKDTSAIISVRGIYIPDNNYDNHKVKDMEMEIVTSHDPNKMSSNGTFMNYRLVRFKTLKYKIKFQNNGEGPARTIRLETDIPEMLDKSTLKVMDMYPKCDICPKRDVLYSCLDTTFTSTQAIFTFKNIYLPGSEQKNVKEYDSTKGFVKYSIKFAKDFHKKKTKSRTAIIFDKNDPIITNYSTTRFLPGISIGAKMGYNSFNDLKNSESYFFGATLSPFKSYRWYWQVELMNNFHNYEANTNVREEFIQEAQGFRFLQRTTTDVSYENIDWDIPVLIRYNVNNYIGLGAGLQNTISLSEKQNQTIFIEQFEGVEPGVPVFNTMTNNINETNSFTNLRTGLLFEATAGFARIGPSMGARYIMNFEDNFNYWQFYAIWKF
- a CDS encoding VOC family protein gives rise to the protein MRKYMLILTLASFYFNSYSQAKENTMMKLESLTPNIMVKNVNATLDYYTKRLGFKLVDTNPESGQYEWGYVMFDNVGLMFQEEKSLKDEYKELEPQNVGGALTFYIRIENINDLYKKIVDGVKIIKPMNKTFYGTNEFAIMDLNGFILTFSETPK
- a CDS encoding AraC family transcriptional regulator, translating into MNYKEYSPTVLLEQYIDTYWVSGSSDYATESRILPDGYVDLIFDIDKDSYTFWDNSIRVSGMMTTYRNVVSKENSETFGIRFKTGQFNAISNIPLSEIKNKTINASDIIPKCDNFIYEELISKKNHRDKLQFIEEFLMKLINCSNSNKNSLVLSVCSSISSNFQSIDLVKIAQNHFISLRQLERRFKATVGVTMKEYHSIVRFSKTVESISNNPTKSLLNTAFDNGYFDHSHLTKEINRMAGINPSEF
- a CDS encoding DUF4345 domain-containing protein; this encodes MEIIRIVILTLSALMLVFVGIMRLSNPIKTYLKSSGIRLENDTSLLNEMRGVAAVMLCAGIIILLGTFIEKLTFNSHLVASLIFLGFAIGRLISLKADGKPSKQITQGILFEIILGVANAFCLINVLGQV